From the Streptomyces nodosus genome, the window TGCTCGACCAGCAGCAGCTGATGTCGACGAAGCCACCGCAGATCCTCACCGCGGCGCTCGTGCTCGGCGTTTCCGATCTGCCCTTGTGCAAGTGAAGATCGCTTCTGTGCGCGAGGAGGGCGTGAAGCGCGGCGGTACTGCGGTTCGGGCTGATCCTCAACAGGGAGCACCCGCCCCCGGCGCCCGAGTTCGGCGAAGACGCGCTGGGCAGGGACGCGGAGCCTGGCGAGGGCGGCGTTGGCCTACTTCTCCCAGCCGTTGTGTCCTGGCCCCTCGGGTGATCGCGGGCCCTGCCCTGCATGAGAGCGGGGCCTGGCGGTGTGCGGGGAAAATCCAGGAGAGCGGACGGCCGCGCGCTGCTACGGTCGGGCGCCATGAGCTGGCTTCCCGATGACTTCGTCCACCCCGTCCTGGTACCGCTGCCGGGCGGTGGTCATCACCTGCGGCCGATCCGGGAGGCGGACACCCCGCTCGACCATCCGGCTGTGATGGGTTCGCGCGAGCGGCTGTGGACCATCTTCGGCCCGGCCTGGGGCTGGCCCGCGGCCACCATGACCTACGAGGCCGACCAGGCCGACCTGTTGCGGCACGAGAAGGAGATCGCCGCCCACCAGTCCTTCAACTACGCGCTGTTCGACGCGGCGGAGACAGCTCTGCTCGGCTGTGTCTACATCGACCCACCGGAGAGGGCCGGCGCGGACGGCGAGATCTCCTGGTGGGTGGTGGACGAGCTGGTGGGCAGCAAGGTCGAGCAGGCCCTCGACGCGCTGGTGCCGCAGTGGATCGCCGCCGACTGGCCTTTCGAGCAGCCGCGCTTCCTCGGCCGCGAGATCTCCTGGTCGGACTGGCTCGCCCTGCCGGAGCATCCCGACACGTAAGTGGTTGTTGCACGTACCGATCTCGAAGGCTGTCGATCGAACGGAGTCTCGATCGGGTGACTGCGGCGGTTTCCGCGCGTGAAAGCAGGGTCTCCTGGTAGCTCGGGGGTGCGATCCCAGTCCCAGTGGTTCCCGGAGGCCCCGTTGTCTTTGTTGTACGTGCCGGCCTGGTTCCAGGGGCGGGGTGTACGGCCCGAGGGCTACTGCCACCGGCAGCTGTCGGACGCGATCCGCTACCTGGTCGCGGGCGGGATCTCATGGCGGGCGATGCCCGCGGACTGCCCCGCATGGGCCCGGGTCTACGCCTTCTTCCGCCGCTGGCGCGAGCACGGGGCGCGGTGCTGCCCCAGTAGGGTGACGGCATGGATCTTGCTGACGACTTGATCACTGACCCGTACGGCGGCTACGAGGTATTGCGGAGCACGTCGCCGGTGCACCGAATCCAGGGGCCGGACGGGCAACCGGCCTGGATTGTGACCCGTTATGAGGACGTGCGGGCCTGGCTGGCCGATCCGCGTCTGTCGCTGGACAAGAAGCATGCGCGGGAAGGCAATTACCACGGTCTGCAGCTGCCGCCGGCTCTCGATGCCAACCTGCTGAACATGGATCCGCCGGACCACACGCGGCTTCGGCGGCTCGTGGGCAAGGCCTTCACGCCGGGCCGCGTCGAGCAGCTGCGAGCGTCGATCCGTGCGACCGCCGACCGGCTCCTGGACGTGCTGGGAGAGGAGGGCAGCGCCGATCTGATCGCCGCCTACGCGGCGCCGCTGCCGATCACGGTCATCTGCGAGCTGCTGGGCGTTCCCGGCGAGCGCCGCGGCGACTTCCGCGGGTGGACGCAGGCGCTGATCGCTCCGGACCCGAACGAGCCGACGGCTGCCAAGGAAGCCGTCGTCGCCATGCTGCAGTTCTTCGGCCACCTCGTCGCGCACAAGCGGCAGAGCCCGGAGGACGATCTGCTGTCCGACTTGATCGCGGTCCGGGACGCGGAGGACGACCGGCTGTCCGAGGACGAGCTGATGAGCCTGGTCTTCCTCATTCTGTTCGCCGGGTTCGAGAACACCGTGCAGCTCATCGGCAATGCGGTGTGGGCGCTGGTGCAGCACCCCGAGCAGCTCGCCGCGCTACGCAAGGATCCCTCGAAGATCCCGGCGGCTGTGGAGGAGCTGTCCCGCTACGAGGGACCCGCGCTGCTGGCGATCCGCCGCTTCCCCGTCGAGGACATCACGATCGGTGGGGTGACCGTGCCGGCCGGGGAGACCGTACTGCTGTCGCTGTCCTCCGCCAACCGCGACCCCAACCGGTTCATCGATCCGGACCGGCTGGACATCGAACGGGACGCCGGCGGGCATCTCGCCCTCGGCCACGGCATCCACTACTGCCTGGGCGCGCCGCTGGCCCGCACCGAGACCGAGATCGCGCTGCGCGCGCTGCTGGAGCGCTTCACGCATCTCGAGGCGGACGGTGATGCCCCGAACTGGCGTCGCTCCCTGCGCGCCCGGGGCCTGAAGGAGCTCCCGGTGCGCTACCGGGCATGTCTGTCCGCGTGAAGGTCTGGCACTGAAAGCCTGTGGTCCTGCTCGATGAGCGGGACCACAGGCTCAGTCGGCAGCGAGTGCTTTCTTCTGCCGGAGCCGTTCTCGCAGGACGCCGATCATGGGAAGTGTCAGACCGGTGAAGAGGCACAGGACGGCCATCCCGGCCAGCGCCGGACTCAGCGCCTGTTCAGCCTGCAGCGACCAGGGAGCCCCCAGGGTGTAGGTGAGGATGTAGCTGCCCTTGGAACAGGCGTACGCCATGCCCAGGACCGCGGCCGCGGCGGACAGGCCGAACCCGGTGCCGCTCCAGGGCCGGATGCCCCAGTTGCGGCGCGCCGTTCTGCCGCACATGAACGCGAGTTCACCACAGGTGATGAGCACATAGGAGAGGTAGATCAGCAGGTAGGTGGAGACCTTCGGGGCACCGGCGTAGGAGGTGGTGAACTCCACGTCGGGCCCGTTGGTGGCCAGGAAGAGCGGCACCATGATCGCCAGGTAGACGACCGCGGCGAAGCCGCGCTGGAATATTGCCGAGCGCAGGTACTCGGGGCGGTAGGCCAGGTCCACCATGGTGACTTGGAGGAAGGCGCACCACAGGATGGCGCAGATGTGCGCGATCAACTTGGCCACGTTGTCGATTCCTGTGACGCTCTCGGTCGCCTGTGCGACGGTCGGCACCGCGAAGAGAACTCCCAGCGTGCACACGCCGAATGCCGATGCGATGGCCCAGGTGGAGACACGTGGATTGCCCACAGCTCTCCGTGTGCAGAGTGCAGTGACCACCAAGCCGGCCACGGTGCACGTCCCGAAGACTATGCCGTCCACTTAAAGCCCTTCTAAGGAGTCTGCCGCATACTCTGCGGCCTCTCTGCTGCTTCGCCGACGGCGCCCGCGTCCGGGTGCCTCCGTCGGCTCTTCCTGGGAAGGAGGAGCTTCTTCCGTTGCGTCGTCACGGCGTTGTACTGGTTCGAGTCCTTGCTCGGCGCGACGGCGCTCCAACTCCGCGACGACGTCGTCGAGCGCGCTGTGGGACAGGCCGCTGAGCAGCGCGAGGACATGCCGCGCGCGGGGGTCCTCGAAGGTCTGCAGGGCCTCGAGGTCGCTGTAGGCATGATGGGGGAGCAGGTAGGCCGGCGGGACGCCCAGTGCCTTGCACACCGCCACGACCGTGTGCGCCGTGGGGTTGTCCTGGCTGCCATTGGCCAGCTTGTTGACCGAGGCATGGGAGACGGATGCATGGTCGCCCGGAAGCGCCTCGACGGCAGCGGACAGGGAACGCGACGTGTACGGGCGGCCTCCGGCGTCCCGGCGGGAGGACATGAGGGCCGTGAGCTTCTCCGCCAGCGAGGGACGACCGATGCGCCTCATGGCACATCACGGCAGCCGGGCGTGGCCCGTAGGGTGCCCACTTGATATCTGCTCACAACCGTGTCTCTCTCTGCTTCCACGTCTTGTGTACTTTAATTGACAGACCTGTACACGCCAAGGCAGGATCACGAGCACGATCGATAACCCTGTGCTGTGTTGTGCGTACAGGTCGTGAGGCCCAGCCCGCTCCAAGGAGTGTCCCCATGCCGACACTGGGCTCCCTGCCCGCAGACAAGCCCGAACTTGAACTGACATTGGTTGCGCCCGGCTCTGCCCCCGCTGCCTCCAGGGAAGTCACCGGCGTGCTGACCGTGACCCCCGAGCTGCTGCTGGAGGGCGGAGTGCCTGCCACGCTGCCCGAGGGCTCGCTCATCCTGATCACCGGTGCCGACTCATTCGTCCTGCGGGGTCGCATCACCACGGTCCTGGACCTGTTGCTGAAGCGGATGAGTCGCGACGCCAGTGTCGGGCTCGTCGTGCGTGTCGCGCCTGGGGCGCGCCGGCCTTTCCCCCAGGCCGTGGTCGACGAGGCGGCGCGGCTGAGCATCCCCCTACTGATCACCACCGCCGCCGCCGAGACATGGGAGGGCGTGCACGAGGAGATCCAGCGACTGCGCCTGACGCTGGCCGAGCGGCGCGCGACCCAGCTCGGCGCGCTGGTGCAAGAACTGCCGACCCAGCTCGCCGACCCGCGGGCGCTGCAGCGCATCGTTGACTGGCTGGCCCGCGTCCTCGAGGCGCAGGTCCTGGTGAGCGAGCCAGAACGCGTTCTCGTCGCGGCTCCTGCCACCGCTGCCGAGCACCTCGCGCAGGCCGTCATCCGTCAGTCCGTCGACGGAGCCACCGCGCAAGGGGCCTGCGGCCCGCACACCCAGCTCGTCTCCCTGTCCCCCGTCTCGGCCGCCGACACCGTGCTGGCCGTCGCTCGGCGCACCCCCTTCGACGAGGCCGACCTGAGACTGCTGCGGTACGCGGCGAAGCTTCTCGGCCTCGTGGATCAGGCGACCCGGGAGTATCGCGCAGCCTCCGACGCGTCCCGGGCCGCCCGCACTGCCGCCTTCGAACTCCTCCTGGACGGCGAGGTCGCCAAGGCGAGAAGAGTCATGGCCAACCTGGCCCCGGGCCTTCTGGAAGCCGAGACCGCGCGGGTGTTCGTCATCGAGACGCAGCCCGGGCGGCAGGACGCCACCGTCCGCCGCTGCGATGCTGCCATGGGCCGACACTCAATCGTGGTCAGCGACCGGAACAACGACCGTCGCGTCCTGATCGCACACCCGATCCCGGCGGGCCACGACATCAGCAGCGCAGTCTCCGACGAACTCACGAGCCTGGTTCATGCACTTGGGCCCCACTGCTCCCTGGGAGGCAGCGGCATCTACTCCATGGGGCTGCTCGCCGACGCGTTGCACGAGGCGATCACCGCTCAGAAGTTCGCCGCCCTCCAACCCGACTCGGTGGCTCTGTCCGTACACGCCTCCGAACTCGTCACCCTGCTGCCGCAGCCGGAAGCGCAACACTGGGCCCGCTACCTGCTCGTGCCGTTGATGGAGGATCCGGGGCAGTGGAGGTCCGTGCGCGAAGCCCTGCCGACGGCGCTCGCTCACCCCTACACGGTGGCCGCTCGCCGGCTGCAACTGCACCGCAACACGATCCAGCGCCGCGTCGCACGAGCTGCCGAACTGTTACGCATGAACCTCAATTCAGTAAGTGACCGCATCGCTGTCGCTCTGGCCATGGAGCTGGTCACGCAGCGCGAGGCCTCGGCCCCGCCGCACCCGCCCACCTCCGGCGCCCCGCGGCTGACGCAACTGCTGGCCGCACCGCAGGTACGAGCCTGGTCCGAGACCCTGCTCAAGCCTGCTCAGGAGGACCGGCGCGATCTGCTGACCACCGCGCAGACGTGGCTGAGCTTCGATACGCACGTGGAGCCCGCCGCGCGCCAACTGGAACTCTCCGAGGTGACGGTCCGCTCCCATCTACGCGCTCTGGAAAAGCACATGCAGCGCGACTTCAGGACGCTGACCGGGGTACGCGACCTGATGTTCTCGCTGCACGTGGTCGAGGGACGCCCCATCACCACCTCCGATCAGCAGTGTGAGCCCTTGCGCGCCGCCTGACGATCCACGCGAGATGGAACTGCCTTCCGCCCTTTGCGGAGTTGTGGGTTCGCAACCGAAGGAGACGGGGTGTGCACGCCCGTCAACACCTGAAAGAAGAAGGTGCACGGCCGCGTTGGAATGACGCGAGATGGTGCATCGCCGATAGGGTCGGCCAGTCAGTTTGTGCAGGCTTGCCGTGGCGTCACAGCGAACACATGCTTAACGTTATCGATGCACGCCGGGAATCGAAGGTCAACGAGGCTTCAGCACCAGCGCTCATGGGCACGAGGCGCCGACAAGTCAGCGGCGATCCGGCTCTGGTGAACAGCGGACGATCCGCACCGATCTCTTTCCCGGCCTGTCTCGGCCAAACCGGAAATGCAGCGCCCTCCAGACCCCAGCCAGTTCAAGCCGCAGGAGCAACCCACCCATGGCTGACCAGGAGCCAAGTCCTTTACGTTTCGCTTTCCGCCTCCCGGGCTTCACCTGGGAACAAGAGCGCGATGCCCGCCTGTCCCACTTCATCCGCACGTGCCTGACCCATGTGAATGCGACAGGCTGCACCGACGAACGGAGATGGGCGGCCGGCGTCGGTGACGTCTTCGCGGAGTGGGACAAAAAGCGGGTCCTGTCCGACAACGACCCCTCCAGCTCGCAGATCAACGCCCTGGGGTGGGCTCTGCGCTGCATAGCTCGCAGCGCATGGCGCGACGCACCCGGCTGGGAGGACAGCTTCCATCCCCGAGCCACGAGCCCGGAGACTGCCTCGGAGCCCCACTCATGACCGCTTCTGCCCTTCACTACGAGCACCCCTGGATCGGCCGGGACGTCGAGGACACCGCGACCGGCAGACGCGGAACCTTGCGAGCCATCGCTCCCGATGGCGACAGGCCCCGCCCGGTGGCTTGGCTCCTGCCGTCCGGTGGAGGCAAGGAGTGGACCACCGACCCGGAGGTCCTTGCCGACCCCGCCCCGGTCACGTAGGACTCCCGGCCGTGTTGTTCACAACCACCGCCGATGCCGACGCCGGGGACCGACCGGCGACGATCAGGACGCCGGAGGATAACTCGGGGCGAGTGAGGGGGACAGCGGAGCCAGCGATGCGCACAGTGAGGTCGGGAAGGCGGGCTCCTTGCGCTGCACGTCCTGGCAGCCTCCGGCCGAGGTCCGGATGATCGGCTCCCAGCCCGACTTCTTCGCCCGGAAGAACCAGCGGTCGCCGAGCCGGGACGAACAGCCAGGCTCCGTCGAGCCGGCGCAGGCCGGGCCGGTGCGCCAGGAGAAGTCCAGCACCAGCCACTTCCCGTCGCACTCCTCCGAGCTCCGGTAGGTGTGCGCGGGCGCGCCGATCGCCATCAGCGCCTGATCGTAGGAGGCGGCGGTGCAGCCGGTGGCCGGCGGAGTGCAGCCCAGCTCCCCGCACAACCGCAGCGCGGGCGGCTCGGCACCGTCGGCGGTGAAGAGCGTGTAGTTGTCGACGATCACGTTCCGGTCGCCCAGGGCCTCGGGCAGTCGGACCTTCACCGTGGCCGGGCTCTCCTCGGTGCATCCGGAGGCCCTGTCCCCGGACGGCGAGGTGAAGGTGATCTGCACCCGCACGACGTCCGTCATCGGGTTGGTGAGCACTGCCTTGAGCTTGCGCACACATGCGTGGGCGCCACTGGGCACCTGGGTGTCGAGCAACAGCGTGCGGCGGTCGCCGCTGAGACGGACCCCGGTGACCGTGGAAGGCTGCATCGTGGTCCACGGGATCGGCTCGGTCGCCGCCGGCAAGGGTGCCCGCCCGTCCCCCTCACCGGCCACCTGTGTCCCGCACGCGCCGAGGACCAGCACCGCAACGGCGCAGAGCAAGGCGGCCACGGCCGCTCGACGTGTTCCACCTGATCGCAAGAGCGCCCGCCCCCCAGCACCGCACCGACGTTTTCCCCGCGCCAATATACGGCTGCGGCCGGGGAGGTCAGTTCAGTGGCGCGACCAGGAGGCGGGAGCGATGCGGGGACGGTCTCAGGACGGCTTGCGCCATACGGAGATGTGCTTCGCGGAGTCCTGGACGAACGGTGCCCCGTCCCAGTCCGCGACGCGTCGTTCCAGGTCGAGCCCAGCGATCCGGGCCATCAGGTCGAGCTCGGCCGGCCACGCGTACCGGTGCCGGGAGTTGCTACGGCGGTAGCGGCCGTCCTCGCCGTCGCGGGTGAGGTGGTTCGAGACAAGGATCTGGTCCACCAGGT encodes:
- a CDS encoding GNAT family N-acetyltransferase → MSWLPDDFVHPVLVPLPGGGHHLRPIREADTPLDHPAVMGSRERLWTIFGPAWGWPAATMTYEADQADLLRHEKEIAAHQSFNYALFDAAETALLGCVYIDPPERAGADGEISWWVVDELVGSKVEQALDALVPQWIAADWPFEQPRFLGREISWSDWLALPEHPDT
- a CDS encoding transposase, which codes for MSLLYVPAWFQGRGVRPEGYCHRQLSDAIRYLVAGGISWRAMPADCPAWARVYAFFRRWREHGARCCPSRVTAWILLTT
- a CDS encoding cytochrome P450 family protein; amino-acid sequence: MDLADDLITDPYGGYEVLRSTSPVHRIQGPDGQPAWIVTRYEDVRAWLADPRLSLDKKHAREGNYHGLQLPPALDANLLNMDPPDHTRLRRLVGKAFTPGRVEQLRASIRATADRLLDVLGEEGSADLIAAYAAPLPITVICELLGVPGERRGDFRGWTQALIAPDPNEPTAAKEAVVAMLQFFGHLVAHKRQSPEDDLLSDLIAVRDAEDDRLSEDELMSLVFLILFAGFENTVQLIGNAVWALVQHPEQLAALRKDPSKIPAAVEELSRYEGPALLAIRRFPVEDITIGGVTVPAGETVLLSLSSANRDPNRFIDPDRLDIERDAGGHLALGHGIHYCLGAPLARTETEIALRALLERFTHLEADGDAPNWRRSLRARGLKELPVRYRACLSA
- a CDS encoding helix-turn-helix domain-containing protein; protein product: MRRIGRPSLAEKLTALMSSRRDAGGRPYTSRSLSAAVEALPGDHASVSHASVNKLANGSQDNPTAHTVVAVCKALGVPPAYLLPHHAYSDLEALQTFEDPRARHVLALLSGLSHSALDDVVAELERRRAEQGLEPVQRRDDATEEAPPSQEEPTEAPGRGRRRRSSREAAEYAADSLEGL
- a CDS encoding helix-turn-helix domain-containing protein, whose translation is MPTLGSLPADKPELELTLVAPGSAPAASREVTGVLTVTPELLLEGGVPATLPEGSLILITGADSFVLRGRITTVLDLLLKRMSRDASVGLVVRVAPGARRPFPQAVVDEAARLSIPLLITTAAAETWEGVHEEIQRLRLTLAERRATQLGALVQELPTQLADPRALQRIVDWLARVLEAQVLVSEPERVLVAAPATAAEHLAQAVIRQSVDGATAQGACGPHTQLVSLSPVSAADTVLAVARRTPFDEADLRLLRYAAKLLGLVDQATREYRAASDASRAARTAAFELLLDGEVAKARRVMANLAPGLLEAETARVFVIETQPGRQDATVRRCDAAMGRHSIVVSDRNNDRRVLIAHPIPAGHDISSAVSDELTSLVHALGPHCSLGGSGIYSMGLLADALHEAITAQKFAALQPDSVALSVHASELVTLLPQPEAQHWARYLLVPLMEDPGQWRSVREALPTALAHPYTVAARRLQLHRNTIQRRVARAAELLRMNLNSVSDRIAVALAMELVTQREASAPPHPPTSGAPRLTQLLAAPQVRAWSETLLKPAQEDRRDLLTTAQTWLSFDTHVEPAARQLELSEVTVRSHLRALEKHMQRDFRTLTGVRDLMFSLHVVEGRPITTSDQQCEPLRAA